The region ttgtggtacacgaacgtgtaccatcaatggtacacgaacgtgtactaaggtacacgaacgtgtaccatcatatggtacacgaacgtgtacctccctgcacgagcgtgcatccttcgattctcgcaccctgagTCTTCGTGCCTTGATTGAATCAATGGAATTcacgtattgaatcggaaatcgaatagtagttaacctaatgaggttataagaagattgaattagAAGTAAAttgcgatccgtaaacgagtttgatatcgtttattgggatatgcgtgagaagcacgacgattaatgaaagtgaaacgtgtcgagtcttgagtctagagtcaatcttagaataggattctgatgtgagtcaaatgttttgaaattgttttagatccagcgaggcaagaaggagctggaccaggagctcgggaagcttgacgtttctaaagccccgacgtatttttggataagcgttttcagtgagtttatacgatttgcttttaaagtatttatttaagcaattattttatattgctttatatttgaattgcatgttttatatgcgaaacttttatatgaattgcgcatatgcttgatttgaaaccagtattgatctgatggaacgtgctacctattgggcgacaataggactgtgtgatcaccagttttgatataactcagctgggagctgatgatgaatatgaaatttacgattgggtcatgagttagatacgcagagtgaactcggctacggtgtagcctggaagtccccgtatctagtggctgggccaccagcgagttggactcgcgattgatatttatgattgggttgatcgattgattattagtatgtttgaggattaaggtttcattcggatcctgtacttggccgcatatgattgattacgattttatgttttgtttgaatacttattagtaaatgtatgaactcactcagtatatcccaatatactgacccctcacagatttcctttcaggataaagacgctttgaagcaacggacttctatcctacttccagaagtctgtatttttgagtatgtaaagaaacagtactttactcttagagctgcagtagataagtattttgtgagtcagctgtaatatatagttttctgtaaatataactttaacgttttaaagttttaaacgttttacgcttgctgcgttatatatattatgactgccagaggatatatgTGCCTGGCATGGGTGCTTCTGCATGATACGTGTTTAtctatgtcatgcatgacgtttatgtttcgcgaaaaattattgtacgtttttaggcttgctacgggtttcggagcaaccactcccattccctagcgccggtctcggctcagagattgggtcgtgacagatatCTACCCGTAGCTAAAGCCATCCATTGCATGAAGAATGAATCAAGAGAAAAAGGAGTCACCCAAACAACATTACTGTTAGATAACATAGAGTTCCAGAAGCTCCATGCAAACTTACAATGAAGCACAATGTGGATTGATGATTCCTCCATAGAACAAATGGAGCAAGAAATCTGTTCATGATTGAGAATACCTCTTCTCACCAAAGTTACATTTGAGGAGATTCGGTCCCGATCCATTAGCCAGACAAAGAATTGCAACCGAGGAGGTAGGAATTCCTTCCAAACTGCTGCTGCAAGGAACGTGAAACTGCTGTGAGAGCTGAGCTGAGATGAGTGCAAAGCTGAAGTAAAAAGCTTCGCCATTGATGCCACCGTGAACTCTGTTGATTTCAGCCATAAAAACCTGTCAGCTTCA is a window of Mercurialis annua linkage group LG2, ddMerAnnu1.2, whole genome shotgun sequence DNA encoding:
- the LOC130015100 gene encoding uncharacterized protein LOC130015100, which encodes MACKKDSLWFAVVSSSSSIDNWFAIESANTLHFSHLWKGIHKVCVKNKVAWDCFLNSVSMSLGDGTRTRFWLDRWLNEPLFSIFPSLFKISRNKHALIVTVFDQQLSHFGNFEWARRLRVGEQEQLSQLQNLLPRLDGLQDEADRFLWLKSTEFTVASMAKLFTSALHSSQLSSHSSFTFLAAAVWKEFLPPRLQFFVWLMDRDRISSNVTLVRRGILNHEQISCSICSMEESSIHIVLHCKFAWSFWNSMLSNSNVVWVTPFSLDSFFMQWMALATGRYLSRPNL